The Limnochordia bacterium genome window below encodes:
- a CDS encoding C40 family peptidase: MRCRIGIFMLAIMILLCSCAEAVEKMQVTAAQAEQALKVALEYAEFDYVYRGQSYTGMPYRLGGRTTLSELEEALILGESIDNLGLDASGLVVNCYREVLPDAKFLFKSDQGFVPVTDVNSYALFNWNVSLQPLEELRPGDLIFFKSEKGRIMGVGILVRTTINQVRCVVASETSGKITETGMMLSGSYWNTHYAGGGRLNYVK, translated from the coding sequence ATGCGTTGCCGAATAGGGATTTTTATGTTGGCAATAATGATATTATTGTGTAGTTGTGCCGAAGCCGTAGAGAAAATGCAGGTTACCGCAGCCCAAGCTGAACAGGCCCTAAAGGTTGCTCTAGAATATGCTGAATTTGACTATGTTTACCGGGGACAAAGCTATACAGGGATGCCCTACCGACTTGGTGGAAGAACAACCCTCAGTGAATTAGAAGAAGCACTCATTCTAGGCGAGTCCATCGACAATCTAGGTCTAGATGCATCGGGCCTTGTGGTAAACTGTTACCGGGAGGTTCTCCCCGATGCAAAGTTTCTGTTCAAAAGTGATCAGGGTTTTGTACCAGTCACCGATGTTAATAGCTATGCTCTGTTTAACTGGAACGTAAGTCTACAGCCCTTAGAAGAGCTACGACCGGGGGATTTGATCTTTTTTAAGAGCGAGAAGGGGCGGATCATGGGTGTTGGTATCTTGGTTCGTACGACGATTAACCAAGTGCGTTGCGTTGTAGCTTCGGAGACCTCGGGTAAGATTACGGAAACCGGGATGATGCTTTCAGGCAGCTACTGGAATACCCACTATGCCGGTGGTGGCAGATTAAACTATGTAAAATAG
- a CDS encoding DUF192 domain-containing protein, which produces MRRVKIIEVTNLTTGRTVAKRVWLADTMFFRLRGLLGCQCLEADQGLLLVPCGNIHTFGMKFSIDIIHGQRDGTVCKIVTNLRPNRIGPLVVRGYFVLELPANTVKEQGIQVGHRLSLP; this is translated from the coding sequence ATGCGTAGGGTGAAAATCATTGAGGTTACCAACCTAACTACCGGAAGGACTGTTGCTAAGCGGGTCTGGTTAGCAGATACCATGTTCTTCCGCCTCCGGGGTCTGCTCGGTTGTCAATGTTTAGAAGCAGACCAAGGTCTTTTGCTAGTTCCCTGTGGGAACATTCACACCTTTGGGATGAAGTTTTCCATTGACATTATTCATGGGCAGAGGGATGGAACCGTCTGCAAGATTGTCACGAATCTGCGGCCAAACCGGATCGGCCCCCTTGTGGTTAGGGGGTATTTTGTGCTAGAACTCCCCGCAAATACGGTAAAAGAGCAAGGAATTCAAGTCGGCCATAGACTAAGCTTGCCGTAG
- a CDS encoding response regulator transcription factor, which yields MLALTKVLICEPNHIVRAGLESILGQEPRIKVVGTAIDLKEGVTKAEALKPHVLIINLSEESVQNAQLFAARIASMLEDVFVLGLVPLNSPKALAQAFYAGIAGFVRQDVTPEQLVKAILAAVHKKKRSHTTKKETGKASSSVAEILTRREMEVLRAIVDGKSNREIAAELFISEKTVKNHITNMLRKLDVQDRTQAAVLALREGEFR from the coding sequence TTGTTGGCCCTTACTAAGGTATTGATCTGCGAACCCAATCATATAGTGCGGGCCGGGCTTGAGTCGATTTTAGGTCAGGAGCCTAGGATCAAGGTCGTTGGGACGGCTATTGACCTCAAGGAAGGCGTTACTAAGGCAGAAGCCCTTAAGCCCCATGTGCTGATTATTAACCTTAGTGAGGAGTCTGTCCAGAATGCACAGTTATTTGCGGCTAGGATTGCTTCTATGCTTGAGGACGTTTTTGTCCTAGGCTTGGTTCCTTTAAATAGCCCCAAGGCATTGGCCCAAGCCTTCTATGCTGGTATAGCCGGATTTGTGCGCCAGGACGTTACCCCTGAGCAATTGGTAAAAGCCATATTGGCGGCGGTTCACAAAAAGAAAAGGTCCCATACGACTAAAAAGGAAACAGGAAAAGCTTCTTCATCTGTGGCAGAGATTCTAACTCGTAGGGAAATGGAAGTTCTCAGGGCAATCGTTGATGGTAAGAGTAATAGGGAAATTGCTGCTGAGCTTTTCATTTCGGAGAAGACCGTTAAAAATCACATCACAAATATGCTCCGAAAGTTGGATGTTCAAGATCGGACACAGGCAGCGGTTTTAGCGTTGCGAGAAGGGGAATTCCGGTAA